One segment of Meleagris gallopavo isolate NT-WF06-2002-E0010 breed Aviagen turkey brand Nicholas breeding stock chromosome 8, Turkey_5.1, whole genome shotgun sequence DNA contains the following:
- the WBP1L gene encoding WW domain binding protein 1-like isoform X1, whose amino-acid sequence MKQDKETCMGVNNQSYICETGHCCGQSQCCNYYYELWWFWLVWTIIIILSCCCVCHHRRTKHRLQAQQRQHEINLIAYREAHNYSALPFYFRFLPNYLLPPYEEVVNRPPTPPPPYSALHQQCVPAGSSSTIPDTPRNLQPAQSSSAVPSGNNSSTDSTGSPGLGDPEPSSAALVERAVAKMQSVEPGGTSTGAELVERAGPEKDAECKEELLKGYSSESLEQSSAIPDAKDKTPGRQRRFTGDSGIEVCVCNRGHHDDDLKEFDGLINDALDGPLDFCDSCSGRPHGDEEEGLFNATEEQHREHSHHHLPRQPVCVLLNTINEQDSPNSRTNSSPS is encoded by the exons ATGAAGCAG GACAAGGAAACCTGCATGGGTGTCAACAATCAAAGTTACATATGTGAAACGGGCCACTGTTGTGGACAGTCCCAGTGTTGCAACTACTACTATGAACTCTGGT GGTTTTGGCTGGTGTGgaccatcatcatcatcctcagctgctgttgtgtttgccaCCACCGCCGCACCAAGCATCGTCTGCAGGCCCAGCAGCGGCAGCATGAGATCAACTTGATTGCTTACCGGGAAGCCCACAACTATTCAGCCCTGCCATTTTATTTCC GGTTTCTGCCAAATTATTTACTACCTCCCTACGAGGAAGTGGTGAACAGACCGCCGACCCCCCCACCGCCATACAGTGCCTTACATCAGCAGTGtgtcccagcaggcagcagtagCACAATCCCAGACACGCCGAGAaacctgcagccagcacagagcagctcgGCGGTGCCCAGCGGCAATAACAGCAGTACTGACAGCACCGGGTCCCCTGGCCTCGGAGACCCCGAGCCTTCCAGCGCCGCGCTGGTCGAGCGAGCAGTAGCCAAAATGCAAAGTGTGGAGCCTGGCGGCACCAGCACGGGAGCCGAGCTGGTGGAGAGGGCCGGTCCCGAAAAGGATGCGGAGTGCAAGGAGGAACTGCTGAAAGGTTACAGCTCGGAGagcttggagcagagcagcGCCATTCCCGACGCCAAGGACAAGACGCCGGGCAGGCAGCGCCGCTTCACGGGCGACTCGGGCATCGAAGTCTGCGTATGCAACCGGGGCCATCACGACGATGACCTCAAGGAGTTCGACGGGCTCATCAATGATGCTCTGGACGGGCCCCTGGACTTCTGTGACAGCTGCAGCGGCCGCCCGCACGGCGATGAGGAGGAAGGGCTTTTTAATGCCACGGAGGAGCAGCACCGCGAACACAGCCACCACCACCTGCCCCGGCAGCCGGTGTGTGTACTCTTGAACACAATAAATGAGCAGGACTCTCCAAACTCCCGCACCAACAGCTCCCCCAGCTAA
- the WBP1L gene encoding WW domain binding protein 1-like isoform X5, with protein MSLQNAFPLGSQTGFWLVWTIIIILSCCCVCHHRRTKHRLQAQQRQHEINLIAYREAHNYSALPFYFRFLPNYLLPPYEEVVNRPPTPPPPYSALHQQCVPAGSSSTIPDTPRNLQPAQSSSAVPSGNNSSTDSTGSPGLGDPEPSSAALVERAVAKMQSVEPGGTSTGAELVERAGPEKDAECKEELLKGYSSESLEQSSAIPDAKDKTPGRQRRFTGDSGIEVCVCNRGHHDDDLKEFDGLINDALDGPLDFCDSCSGRPHGDEEEGLFNATEEQHREHSHHHLPRQPVCVLLNTINEQDSPNSRTNSSPS; from the exons ATGAGCCTGCAGAATGCCTTTCCTCTTGGGTCTCAGACAG GGTTTTGGCTGGTGTGgaccatcatcatcatcctcagctgctgttgtgtttgccaCCACCGCCGCACCAAGCATCGTCTGCAGGCCCAGCAGCGGCAGCATGAGATCAACTTGATTGCTTACCGGGAAGCCCACAACTATTCAGCCCTGCCATTTTATTTCC GGTTTCTGCCAAATTATTTACTACCTCCCTACGAGGAAGTGGTGAACAGACCGCCGACCCCCCCACCGCCATACAGTGCCTTACATCAGCAGTGtgtcccagcaggcagcagtagCACAATCCCAGACACGCCGAGAaacctgcagccagcacagagcagctcgGCGGTGCCCAGCGGCAATAACAGCAGTACTGACAGCACCGGGTCCCCTGGCCTCGGAGACCCCGAGCCTTCCAGCGCCGCGCTGGTCGAGCGAGCAGTAGCCAAAATGCAAAGTGTGGAGCCTGGCGGCACCAGCACGGGAGCCGAGCTGGTGGAGAGGGCCGGTCCCGAAAAGGATGCGGAGTGCAAGGAGGAACTGCTGAAAGGTTACAGCTCGGAGagcttggagcagagcagcGCCATTCCCGACGCCAAGGACAAGACGCCGGGCAGGCAGCGCCGCTTCACGGGCGACTCGGGCATCGAAGTCTGCGTATGCAACCGGGGCCATCACGACGATGACCTCAAGGAGTTCGACGGGCTCATCAATGATGCTCTGGACGGGCCCCTGGACTTCTGTGACAGCTGCAGCGGCCGCCCGCACGGCGATGAGGAGGAAGGGCTTTTTAATGCCACGGAGGAGCAGCACCGCGAACACAGCCACCACCACCTGCCCCGGCAGCCGGTGTGTGTACTCTTGAACACAATAAATGAGCAGGACTCTCCAAACTCCCGCACCAACAGCTCCCCCAGCTAA
- the WBP1L gene encoding WW domain binding protein 1-like isoform X2, translated as MPFLLGLRQDKETCMGVNNQSYICETGHCCGQSQCCNYYYELWWFWLVWTIIIILSCCCVCHHRRTKHRLQAQQRQHEINLIAYREAHNYSALPFYFRFLPNYLLPPYEEVVNRPPTPPPPYSALHQQCVPAGSSSTIPDTPRNLQPAQSSSAVPSGNNSSTDSTGSPGLGDPEPSSAALVERAVAKMQSVEPGGTSTGAELVERAGPEKDAECKEELLKGYSSESLEQSSAIPDAKDKTPGRQRRFTGDSGIEVCVCNRGHHDDDLKEFDGLINDALDGPLDFCDSCSGRPHGDEEEGLFNATEEQHREHSHHHLPRQPVCVLLNTINEQDSPNSRTNSSPS; from the exons ATGCCTTTCCTCTTGGGTCTCAGACAG GACAAGGAAACCTGCATGGGTGTCAACAATCAAAGTTACATATGTGAAACGGGCCACTGTTGTGGACAGTCCCAGTGTTGCAACTACTACTATGAACTCTGGT GGTTTTGGCTGGTGTGgaccatcatcatcatcctcagctgctgttgtgtttgccaCCACCGCCGCACCAAGCATCGTCTGCAGGCCCAGCAGCGGCAGCATGAGATCAACTTGATTGCTTACCGGGAAGCCCACAACTATTCAGCCCTGCCATTTTATTTCC GGTTTCTGCCAAATTATTTACTACCTCCCTACGAGGAAGTGGTGAACAGACCGCCGACCCCCCCACCGCCATACAGTGCCTTACATCAGCAGTGtgtcccagcaggcagcagtagCACAATCCCAGACACGCCGAGAaacctgcagccagcacagagcagctcgGCGGTGCCCAGCGGCAATAACAGCAGTACTGACAGCACCGGGTCCCCTGGCCTCGGAGACCCCGAGCCTTCCAGCGCCGCGCTGGTCGAGCGAGCAGTAGCCAAAATGCAAAGTGTGGAGCCTGGCGGCACCAGCACGGGAGCCGAGCTGGTGGAGAGGGCCGGTCCCGAAAAGGATGCGGAGTGCAAGGAGGAACTGCTGAAAGGTTACAGCTCGGAGagcttggagcagagcagcGCCATTCCCGACGCCAAGGACAAGACGCCGGGCAGGCAGCGCCGCTTCACGGGCGACTCGGGCATCGAAGTCTGCGTATGCAACCGGGGCCATCACGACGATGACCTCAAGGAGTTCGACGGGCTCATCAATGATGCTCTGGACGGGCCCCTGGACTTCTGTGACAGCTGCAGCGGCCGCCCGCACGGCGATGAGGAGGAAGGGCTTTTTAATGCCACGGAGGAGCAGCACCGCGAACACAGCCACCACCACCTGCCCCGGCAGCCGGTGTGTGTACTCTTGAACACAATAAATGAGCAGGACTCTCCAAACTCCCGCACCAACAGCTCCCCCAGCTAA
- the WBP1L gene encoding WW domain binding protein 1-like isoform X3 — protein sequence MLKPDKETCMGVNNQSYICETGHCCGQSQCCNYYYELWWFWLVWTIIIILSCCCVCHHRRTKHRLQAQQRQHEINLIAYREAHNYSALPFYFRFLPNYLLPPYEEVVNRPPTPPPPYSALHQQCVPAGSSSTIPDTPRNLQPAQSSSAVPSGNNSSTDSTGSPGLGDPEPSSAALVERAVAKMQSVEPGGTSTGAELVERAGPEKDAECKEELLKGYSSESLEQSSAIPDAKDKTPGRQRRFTGDSGIEVCVCNRGHHDDDLKEFDGLINDALDGPLDFCDSCSGRPHGDEEEGLFNATEEQHREHSHHHLPRQPVCVLLNTINEQDSPNSRTNSSPS from the exons GACAAGGAAACCTGCATGGGTGTCAACAATCAAAGTTACATATGTGAAACGGGCCACTGTTGTGGACAGTCCCAGTGTTGCAACTACTACTATGAACTCTGGT GGTTTTGGCTGGTGTGgaccatcatcatcatcctcagctgctgttgtgtttgccaCCACCGCCGCACCAAGCATCGTCTGCAGGCCCAGCAGCGGCAGCATGAGATCAACTTGATTGCTTACCGGGAAGCCCACAACTATTCAGCCCTGCCATTTTATTTCC GGTTTCTGCCAAATTATTTACTACCTCCCTACGAGGAAGTGGTGAACAGACCGCCGACCCCCCCACCGCCATACAGTGCCTTACATCAGCAGTGtgtcccagcaggcagcagtagCACAATCCCAGACACGCCGAGAaacctgcagccagcacagagcagctcgGCGGTGCCCAGCGGCAATAACAGCAGTACTGACAGCACCGGGTCCCCTGGCCTCGGAGACCCCGAGCCTTCCAGCGCCGCGCTGGTCGAGCGAGCAGTAGCCAAAATGCAAAGTGTGGAGCCTGGCGGCACCAGCACGGGAGCCGAGCTGGTGGAGAGGGCCGGTCCCGAAAAGGATGCGGAGTGCAAGGAGGAACTGCTGAAAGGTTACAGCTCGGAGagcttggagcagagcagcGCCATTCCCGACGCCAAGGACAAGACGCCGGGCAGGCAGCGCCGCTTCACGGGCGACTCGGGCATCGAAGTCTGCGTATGCAACCGGGGCCATCACGACGATGACCTCAAGGAGTTCGACGGGCTCATCAATGATGCTCTGGACGGGCCCCTGGACTTCTGTGACAGCTGCAGCGGCCGCCCGCACGGCGATGAGGAGGAAGGGCTTTTTAATGCCACGGAGGAGCAGCACCGCGAACACAGCCACCACCACCTGCCCCGGCAGCCGGTGTGTGTACTCTTGAACACAATAAATGAGCAGGACTCTCCAAACTCCCGCACCAACAGCTCCCCCAGCTAA
- the WBP1L gene encoding WW domain binding protein 1-like isoform X4, with product MARRFRAAMALMCSGAARGAARQLGARPGFWLVWTIIIILSCCCVCHHRRTKHRLQAQQRQHEINLIAYREAHNYSALPFYFRFLPNYLLPPYEEVVNRPPTPPPPYSALHQQCVPAGSSSTIPDTPRNLQPAQSSSAVPSGNNSSTDSTGSPGLGDPEPSSAALVERAVAKMQSVEPGGTSTGAELVERAGPEKDAECKEELLKGYSSESLEQSSAIPDAKDKTPGRQRRFTGDSGIEVCVCNRGHHDDDLKEFDGLINDALDGPLDFCDSCSGRPHGDEEEGLFNATEEQHREHSHHHLPRQPVCVLLNTINEQDSPNSRTNSSPS from the exons GGTTTTGGCTGGTGTGgaccatcatcatcatcctcagctgctgttgtgtttgccaCCACCGCCGCACCAAGCATCGTCTGCAGGCCCAGCAGCGGCAGCATGAGATCAACTTGATTGCTTACCGGGAAGCCCACAACTATTCAGCCCTGCCATTTTATTTCC GGTTTCTGCCAAATTATTTACTACCTCCCTACGAGGAAGTGGTGAACAGACCGCCGACCCCCCCACCGCCATACAGTGCCTTACATCAGCAGTGtgtcccagcaggcagcagtagCACAATCCCAGACACGCCGAGAaacctgcagccagcacagagcagctcgGCGGTGCCCAGCGGCAATAACAGCAGTACTGACAGCACCGGGTCCCCTGGCCTCGGAGACCCCGAGCCTTCCAGCGCCGCGCTGGTCGAGCGAGCAGTAGCCAAAATGCAAAGTGTGGAGCCTGGCGGCACCAGCACGGGAGCCGAGCTGGTGGAGAGGGCCGGTCCCGAAAAGGATGCGGAGTGCAAGGAGGAACTGCTGAAAGGTTACAGCTCGGAGagcttggagcagagcagcGCCATTCCCGACGCCAAGGACAAGACGCCGGGCAGGCAGCGCCGCTTCACGGGCGACTCGGGCATCGAAGTCTGCGTATGCAACCGGGGCCATCACGACGATGACCTCAAGGAGTTCGACGGGCTCATCAATGATGCTCTGGACGGGCCCCTGGACTTCTGTGACAGCTGCAGCGGCCGCCCGCACGGCGATGAGGAGGAAGGGCTTTTTAATGCCACGGAGGAGCAGCACCGCGAACACAGCCACCACCACCTGCCCCGGCAGCCGGTGTGTGTACTCTTGAACACAATAAATGAGCAGGACTCTCCAAACTCCCGCACCAACAGCTCCCCCAGCTAA
- the LOC100540331 gene encoding steroid 17-alpha-hydroxylase/17,20 lyase isoform X2 yields the protein MPPLAVLLLALALLCAWRLSCSQGPTGTGTGRLRSLPALPLVGSLLQLAGHPQLHLRLWRLQGRYGSLYGLWMGSHYVVVVNSYRHAREVLLKKGKAFAGRPRTVTTDLLSRGGKDIAFASYGPLWKFQRKLVHAALSMFGEGSVALEKIICREAASLCETLGAAQDMALDMAPELTRAVTNVVCSLCFNSSYRRGDPEFEAMLEYSQGIVDTVAKESLVDIFPWLQIFPNRDLALLKRCLKVRDQLLQQKFTEHKEAFCGDTVRDLMDALLQVRLNAENSSSPEPGLELTDDHLLMTVGDIFGAGVETTTTVLKWAVLYLLHYPEVQKKIQEEMDQKIGLARHPHLSDRPLLPYLEATISEVLRIRPVSPLLIPHVSLADTSIGEYSIPKGARVVINLWSVHHDEKEWDKPEEFNPERFLDEQGQHIHSPSPSYLPFGAGIRVCLGEVLAKMELFLFLAWVLQRFTLECPQDQPLPSLEGKFGVVLQVQKFRVKARLREAWRGETVG from the exons ATGCCGCCTCttgctgtcctgctgcttgCCCTGGCCCTGCTCTGCGCCTGGAGGCTGTCGTGCAGTCAGGGTCCCACGGGGACGGGGACGGGGCGGCTGCGAAGCCTTCCAGCCCTGCCACTGGTGGGGAGCCTGCTGCAGCTGGCCGGGCACCCGCAACTCCACCTGCGGCTCTGGCGCCTGCAGGGCCGCTACGGCAGCCTCTACGGGCTCTGGATGGGCTCCCACTACGTGGTGGTGGTCAACAGTTACAGGCATGCCCGGGAGGTGCTGCTGAAGAAGGGGAAGGCTTTCGCCGGACGGCCTCGCACT GTGACCACGGATCTATTGTCCCGCGGGGGCAAGGACATCGCCTTTGCCAGCTACGGTCCCCTCTGGAAGTTCCAGCGCAAGCTGGTGCATGCCGCCCTCTCCATGTTTGGGGAGGGCTCAGTCGCCCTGGAGAAGATCA TCTGTCGGGAGGCTGCGTCCCTGTGTGAGACACTCGGTGCTGCACAGGATATGGCTCTAGACATGGCCCCGGAGCTCACGCGGGCTGTCACCAACGTGGTCTGCTCCCTCTGCTTCAACTCCTCCTACCGGCGCGGGGACCCTGAGTTTGAGGCCATGCTGGAGTACAGCCAGGGCATTGTGGACACCGTGGCCAAGGAGAGCCTGGTGGACATCTTCCCCTGGCTGCAG ATCTTCCCCAACAGAGACTTGGCCCTGCTGAAGCGATGCCTCAAGGTCAGGGaccagctgctccagcagaaGTTCACTGAACACAAG GAAGCGTTCTGTGGGGACACTGTGAGAGACCTGATGGATGCCCTCCTGCAAGTAAGGCTCAACGCTGAGAACAGCAGCTCTCCTGAGCCAGGTCTGGAGCTGACAGACGACCACCTCCTCATGACGGTAGGGGACATCTTTGGGGCCGGCGTGGAGACCACCACCACTGTGCTCAAATGGGCTGTGCTCTACCTGCTCCACTACCCTGAG GTCCAGAAGAAGATCCAAGAGGAGATGGACCAGAAGATTGGTCTGGCACGTCACCCCCACCTCAGTGATCGCCCACTGCTGCCCTACCTGGAAGCTACCATCAGTGAGGTGCTGCGTATCCGGCCTGTGTCCCCTTTGCTCATCCCACACGTGTCCCTTGCCGACACCAG CATCGGTGAGTATTCCATCCCCAAGGGTGCCAGAGTGGTCATCAACCTCTGGTCTGTGCACCACGATGAGAAGGAGTGGGATAAACCTGAGGAGTTCAACCCTG AACGCTTTCTGGATGAgcagggccagcacatccactCACCCTCTCCCAGCTACTTGCCCTTTGGGGCCGGCATCCGCGTGTGCCTGGGTGAAGTCCTGGCCAAGATGGAGCTCTTCCTCTTCCTGGCCTGGGTGCTGCAGAGGTTCACACTCGAGTGTCCGCAGGATCAGCCCCTGCCCTCACTGGAGGGCAAGTTCGGTGTTGTGCTGCAGGTGCAGAAGTTTCGGGTGAAGGCCAGGCTGCGAGAGGCCTGGAGGGGTGAGACAGTGGGGTGA
- the LOC100540331 gene encoding steroid 17-alpha-hydroxylase/17,20 lyase isoform X1, which translates to MPPLAVLLLALALLCAWRLSCSQGPTGTGTGRLRSLPALPLVGSLLQLAGHPQLHLRLWRLQGRYGSLYGLWMGSHYVVVVNSYRHAREVLLKKGKAFAGRPRTVTTDLLSRGGKDIAFASYGPLWKFQRKLVHAALSMFGEGSVALEKIKLTAPLLPSKVCREAASLCETLGAAQDMALDMAPELTRAVTNVVCSLCFNSSYRRGDPEFEAMLEYSQGIVDTVAKESLVDIFPWLQIFPNRDLALLKRCLKVRDQLLQQKFTEHKEAFCGDTVRDLMDALLQVRLNAENSSSPEPGLELTDDHLLMTVGDIFGAGVETTTTVLKWAVLYLLHYPEVQKKIQEEMDQKIGLARHPHLSDRPLLPYLEATISEVLRIRPVSPLLIPHVSLADTSIGEYSIPKGARVVINLWSVHHDEKEWDKPEEFNPERFLDEQGQHIHSPSPSYLPFGAGIRVCLGEVLAKMELFLFLAWVLQRFTLECPQDQPLPSLEGKFGVVLQVQKFRVKARLREAWRGETVG; encoded by the exons ATGCCGCCTCttgctgtcctgctgcttgCCCTGGCCCTGCTCTGCGCCTGGAGGCTGTCGTGCAGTCAGGGTCCCACGGGGACGGGGACGGGGCGGCTGCGAAGCCTTCCAGCCCTGCCACTGGTGGGGAGCCTGCTGCAGCTGGCCGGGCACCCGCAACTCCACCTGCGGCTCTGGCGCCTGCAGGGCCGCTACGGCAGCCTCTACGGGCTCTGGATGGGCTCCCACTACGTGGTGGTGGTCAACAGTTACAGGCATGCCCGGGAGGTGCTGCTGAAGAAGGGGAAGGCTTTCGCCGGACGGCCTCGCACT GTGACCACGGATCTATTGTCCCGCGGGGGCAAGGACATCGCCTTTGCCAGCTACGGTCCCCTCTGGAAGTTCCAGCGCAAGCTGGTGCATGCCGCCCTCTCCATGTTTGGGGAGGGCTCAGTCGCCCTGGAGAAGATCA AGCTCACTGCCCCTCTCCTTCCATCCAAAGTCTGTCGGGAGGCTGCGTCCCTGTGTGAGACACTCGGTGCTGCACAGGATATGGCTCTAGACATGGCCCCGGAGCTCACGCGGGCTGTCACCAACGTGGTCTGCTCCCTCTGCTTCAACTCCTCCTACCGGCGCGGGGACCCTGAGTTTGAGGCCATGCTGGAGTACAGCCAGGGCATTGTGGACACCGTGGCCAAGGAGAGCCTGGTGGACATCTTCCCCTGGCTGCAG ATCTTCCCCAACAGAGACTTGGCCCTGCTGAAGCGATGCCTCAAGGTCAGGGaccagctgctccagcagaaGTTCACTGAACACAAG GAAGCGTTCTGTGGGGACACTGTGAGAGACCTGATGGATGCCCTCCTGCAAGTAAGGCTCAACGCTGAGAACAGCAGCTCTCCTGAGCCAGGTCTGGAGCTGACAGACGACCACCTCCTCATGACGGTAGGGGACATCTTTGGGGCCGGCGTGGAGACCACCACCACTGTGCTCAAATGGGCTGTGCTCTACCTGCTCCACTACCCTGAG GTCCAGAAGAAGATCCAAGAGGAGATGGACCAGAAGATTGGTCTGGCACGTCACCCCCACCTCAGTGATCGCCCACTGCTGCCCTACCTGGAAGCTACCATCAGTGAGGTGCTGCGTATCCGGCCTGTGTCCCCTTTGCTCATCCCACACGTGTCCCTTGCCGACACCAG CATCGGTGAGTATTCCATCCCCAAGGGTGCCAGAGTGGTCATCAACCTCTGGTCTGTGCACCACGATGAGAAGGAGTGGGATAAACCTGAGGAGTTCAACCCTG AACGCTTTCTGGATGAgcagggccagcacatccactCACCCTCTCCCAGCTACTTGCCCTTTGGGGCCGGCATCCGCGTGTGCCTGGGTGAAGTCCTGGCCAAGATGGAGCTCTTCCTCTTCCTGGCCTGGGTGCTGCAGAGGTTCACACTCGAGTGTCCGCAGGATCAGCCCCTGCCCTCACTGGAGGGCAAGTTCGGTGTTGTGCTGCAGGTGCAGAAGTTTCGGGTGAAGGCCAGGCTGCGAGAGGCCTGGAGGGGTGAGACAGTGGGGTGA
- the BORCS7 gene encoding BLOC-1-related complex subunit 7 → AGPGRAGPLPPAWRCPSALRAFLCQLLGQAARNMVMQEDAILHSEDSLRKMAIITTHLQYQQEAIQKNVEQSSNLRDQLSHLLK, encoded by the exons GcagggccgggccgggccgggccgcTCCCCCCCGCTTGGCGCTGCCCCTCAGCGCTCCGTGCGTtcctctgccagctgctgggcCAGGCCGCCAGGAACATGGTGATGCAAGAGGACGCCATCCTGCACTCCGAAGAC AGTTTAAGGAAAATGGCCATAATAACCACGCACCTGCAGTACCA gCAGGAAGCGATTCAGAAGAA TGTGGAGCAGTCATCAAACCTGAGGGACCAGCTGAGTCACTTACTGAAATGA